The Streptomyces sp. NBC_01353 genome contains a region encoding:
- a CDS encoding NlpC/P60 family protein, whose translation MSGRLLRTVCTGVLVATTALAGLPPATADDPADPPVEAPAEVAGEASKAPPVDPPTEDPPSDSEPPVTPPGETPSATTDPADPADSTDPDDGTPLDDAAELPPAGGDSVTALLTRLQTLYRQAEQATETFNATDEDLRLQTADTKQVGAALTAARKALAEGRNAAGRLAREQYQGRSELSGYLRLLLSNDPQHALDQGHLMARAARDRAGTVSRLAEAEKKADALASRSRQALDRQQTLAARQRKQRDDVQVKLKDVQKLLASLSADQLARLTELERTQTAGAQRELLDSGALDTARTPSQEGGEALRYAVRQIGKPYVWGAEGPESYDCSGLTSQAWANAGREIPRTSQEQWRTLPRVSLRELRPGDLVVYFPEATHVAIYLGHGLVVQAPRPGAKVKVSPIASNPLLGAVRPDPAAAALPSYTPPELPAGATDGSDEGFDQGGA comes from the coding sequence GTGTCAGGAAGGCTGCTGCGCACGGTCTGTACGGGGGTGCTGGTCGCGACGACGGCGCTGGCGGGGCTTCCGCCGGCGACCGCCGACGATCCGGCGGACCCACCGGTGGAGGCCCCCGCCGAGGTCGCGGGCGAGGCATCGAAGGCCCCACCGGTCGATCCGCCGACCGAAGACCCGCCTTCCGACAGCGAACCCCCCGTAACCCCACCCGGCGAGACTCCGAGCGCCACCACGGACCCGGCCGACCCGGCCGACTCCACCGACCCCGACGACGGCACCCCCCTCGACGACGCCGCCGAACTCCCGCCCGCCGGCGGTGACTCCGTCACCGCCCTCCTCACCCGGCTCCAGACCCTCTACCGCCAGGCCGAGCAGGCCACCGAGACCTTCAACGCCACCGACGAGGACCTGCGGCTCCAGACCGCCGACACCAAGCAGGTCGGCGCCGCCCTCACCGCCGCCCGCAAGGCGCTCGCCGAGGGCCGCAACGCGGCCGGAAGGCTCGCGCGCGAGCAGTACCAGGGCCGCTCCGAGCTCTCCGGGTACCTACGGCTCCTGCTCTCCAACGACCCCCAGCACGCCCTGGACCAAGGTCATCTGATGGCCCGTGCGGCCCGCGACCGGGCGGGCACCGTCTCCCGTCTCGCCGAGGCCGAGAAGAAGGCGGACGCGCTCGCGAGCCGCTCGCGCCAGGCCCTGGACCGGCAGCAGACGCTCGCCGCGCGGCAGCGGAAACAGCGGGACGACGTCCAGGTGAAGCTGAAGGACGTCCAGAAGCTGCTCGCCAGCCTCTCCGCCGACCAGCTCGCCCGGCTGACCGAACTGGAGCGGACCCAGACCGCGGGGGCACAGCGCGAACTCCTCGACTCCGGCGCCCTGGACACCGCCCGGACCCCCTCGCAGGAGGGCGGGGAGGCGCTGCGATACGCGGTACGGCAGATCGGCAAGCCGTACGTGTGGGGCGCCGAGGGGCCGGAGTCGTACGACTGCTCCGGGCTGACCTCACAGGCCTGGGCGAACGCGGGCCGGGAGATCCCGCGGACCAGCCAGGAGCAGTGGCGGACGCTTCCGAGGGTGTCGCTGCGCGAGCTGCGCCCCGGCGATCTGGTGGTCTACTTCCCCGAGGCCACGCATGTGGCGATCTATCTCGGCCACGGTCTGGTCGTGCAGGCCCCGCGCCCGGGGGCGAAGGTCAAGGTCTCCCCGATCGCCTCCAACCCACTGCTCGGGGCCGTCCGCCCCGACCCGGCCGCCGCGGCCCTCCCGTCGTACACGCCGCCCGAGCTCCCTGCCGGGGCCACGGACGGCTCGGACGAGGGGTTCGATCAGGGCGGGGCCTGA
- a CDS encoding FtsW/RodA/SpoVE family cell cycle protein, with protein sequence MTATTADAPPPGSRTPKRRGVELSLLVCAVLISVLGYADVGLARSGAVPPDAVRYGAGLGALALLAHLAVRFRAPYADPLLLPIAVLLNGLGLVLIYRLDLETPHDQAAFTQLVWSTLGVALFIAVVVLLRDHRVLQRYAYLSMVTALVLMLVPIFFPAVNGAKIWIRIGGLSFQPGEFAKILLAVFFAAYLAANRHALAYTGRRIWKLQFPTGRVLGPIVAIWVLSVGVLVLERDLGTSLLFFGLFVIMLYVATGRTGWIAVGLLLAAVGAFAVGSLEPHVHSRVEDWLNPYASIEAGDGPGQLAQSLFSFAAGGVLGSGLGLGHSILIGFAAKSDFILATAGEELGLVGLTALFLLYALLVARGYRAGLALRDPFGRLLAIGLASILALQVFVIAGGVMGLIPLTGMPMPFLAQGGSSVVTNWVIVALLIRVSDSARAPLPDAVETGVIAPIVEDAR encoded by the coding sequence ATGACCGCAACGACGGCGGACGCTCCCCCGCCCGGGTCGCGCACCCCGAAGCGCCGCGGCGTGGAGCTCTCCCTCCTCGTCTGCGCCGTCCTCATCTCCGTGCTCGGTTACGCCGACGTCGGCCTGGCCAGGAGTGGCGCCGTGCCGCCGGACGCCGTCCGCTACGGCGCCGGTCTCGGCGCGCTCGCGCTCCTGGCCCATCTCGCCGTCCGCTTCCGCGCGCCGTACGCCGATCCGCTGCTGCTGCCCATCGCCGTGCTCCTCAACGGGCTCGGCCTGGTGCTGATCTACCGGCTCGACCTGGAGACCCCCCACGACCAGGCCGCCTTCACCCAGCTGGTCTGGTCGACGCTCGGGGTGGCGCTCTTCATCGCCGTCGTCGTGCTGCTGCGCGACCATCGGGTGCTCCAGCGGTACGCCTATCTGTCGATGGTCACCGCGCTCGTCCTGATGCTCGTGCCGATCTTCTTCCCGGCCGTGAACGGGGCCAAGATCTGGATCCGGATCGGCGGACTCTCCTTCCAGCCGGGCGAGTTCGCCAAGATCCTGCTGGCCGTGTTCTTCGCCGCCTACCTCGCGGCCAACCGCCACGCGCTGGCGTACACCGGCCGCAGGATCTGGAAGCTTCAGTTCCCCACCGGCCGGGTGCTCGGGCCGATCGTCGCGATCTGGGTGCTGAGCGTGGGCGTCCTGGTCCTGGAGCGGGACCTCGGCACTTCGCTGCTCTTCTTCGGACTCTTCGTGATCATGCTGTACGTGGCGACGGGCCGGACCGGCTGGATCGCCGTCGGGCTGCTCCTGGCGGCCGTCGGGGCCTTCGCCGTCGGCTCCCTCGAGCCCCATGTGCACAGCCGGGTCGAGGACTGGCTCAACCCGTACGCCTCCATCGAGGCGGGCGACGGACCCGGCCAGCTCGCGCAGTCCCTCTTCTCCTTCGCCGCCGGCGGAGTGCTCGGATCCGGACTCGGGCTCGGGCACTCCATCCTGATCGGATTCGCCGCCAAGTCCGACTTCATCCTCGCCACGGCCGGCGAGGAGCTCGGCCTGGTCGGACTGACGGCCCTCTTCCTGCTGTACGCGCTGCTCGTCGCACGCGGCTACCGGGCCGGGCTCGCGCTGCGCGACCCCTTCGGGCGGCTCCTCGCGATCGGCCTCGCCTCCATCCTGGCGCTCCAGGTCTTCGTGATCGCCGGCGGGGTGATGGGCCTGATCCCGCTGACCGGCATGCCCATGCCCTTCCTGGCGCAGGGCGGTTCGTCCGTCGTCACCAACTGGGTCATCGTGGCGCTGCTGATCCGGGTCAGCGACTCGGCCCGCGCCCCGCTCCCGGACGCCGTCGAGACCGGGGTCATCGCGCCGATCGTGGAGGACGCCCGGTGA
- a CDS encoding sortase: MLVAQDTANGPALFHDVAEVGTGDLIEVGRADGSTATFEVREIRPVDKKDFPTNKVYGKTDRPELRLITCGARSRTVTAPTTSSSSPTW, from the coding sequence ATGCTGGTCGCGCAGGACACGGCGAACGGCCCGGCGCTGTTCCATGACGTCGCCGAGGTGGGGACCGGGGACCTGATCGAGGTGGGCCGGGCGGACGGCTCCACGGCCACCTTCGAGGTCCGCGAGATTCGGCCGGTAGACAAAAAGGACTTCCCTACGAATAAGGTCTATGGGAAGACCGACCGTCCCGAGCTCCGGCTGATCACCTGCGGGGCCCGATCAAGGACGGTCACCGCACCGACGACATCATCCTCTTCGCCGACCTGGTGA
- a CDS encoding diiron oxygenase: protein MTTRTEHDFTLIRDALGPLRDREQVAARLLESSLKHSFDPETELDWEAPVEDGKWFWPPELVSLYDTPLWRKMSEEQRMDLARHEAASLASLGIWFEIILMQLLVRHIYDKSLTSNHVRYALTEIADECRHSMMFARMIQKGGAPAYRVPRIYHNLARVLKTVSTTPGSFAATLLGEEILDWMQRLTFPDERVQTLVRGVTRIHVVEEARHVRYAREELRRQMVTAPRWEQEFTRLSCGEAARVFSTCFINPKVYENVGLDRRQALAQVRASGHRREVMQSGAKRLTDFLDDIGVLRGPGRRLWKSSGLLA from the coding sequence ATGACCACTCGGACCGAGCACGACTTCACCCTCATCCGGGACGCCCTCGGCCCCCTGCGCGACCGGGAACAGGTCGCCGCGCGGCTGCTCGAGTCCTCCCTCAAGCACTCCTTCGACCCCGAGACCGAACTCGACTGGGAGGCCCCGGTCGAGGACGGCAAGTGGTTCTGGCCACCGGAGCTGGTGTCCCTCTACGACACCCCGCTGTGGCGGAAGATGTCCGAGGAGCAGCGGATGGACCTCGCCCGGCACGAGGCGGCCTCGCTCGCCTCGCTCGGCATCTGGTTCGAGATCATCCTGATGCAGCTGCTCGTCCGGCACATCTACGACAAGTCCCTCACCAGCAACCACGTGCGCTACGCGCTCACCGAGATCGCCGACGAGTGCCGGCACTCGATGATGTTCGCCCGGATGATCCAGAAGGGCGGCGCACCCGCCTACCGGGTCCCGCGGATCTACCACAATCTGGCCCGCGTCCTGAAGACCGTCTCCACCACCCCCGGCTCCTTCGCCGCGACCCTCCTGGGCGAGGAGATCCTCGACTGGATGCAGCGTCTGACCTTCCCGGACGAGCGCGTCCAGACCCTGGTGCGCGGCGTGACCCGCATCCACGTCGTCGAGGAGGCACGGCATGTGCGCTACGCCCGCGAGGAGCTGCGGCGCCAGATGGTGACCGCGCCCCGCTGGGAGCAGGAGTTCACCCGACTCAGCTGCGGCGAGGCCGCCCGCGTCTTCTCCACCTGCTTCATCAACCCCAAGGTGTACGAGAACGTCGGCCTGGACCGCCGCCAGGCCCTCGCCCAGGTCCGCGCGAGCGGCCACCGCCGAGAGGTGATGCAGTCGGGCGCGAAGCGGCTGACGGACTTCCTCGACGACATAGGCGTGCTGCGGGGACCGGGCCGGCGGCTCTGGAAGTCCTCGGGGCTGCTCGCGTGA
- a CDS encoding ferritin-like domain-containing protein, whose translation MSTHDLYVKAPRESLWNVPAAGQARFNWEYEDGRERLLALYQKGKDKQWDGATRIDWELEVDPYDPLGTPDDVLTLHGTRHWAKMTEKDKGDLRRHYASWQFSQFLHGEQGAMVCAARIVESVPDLDAKFYSATQTMDEARHAEIYGRFLHEKVGMLYPINDNLQGLLGDTLRDSRWDMPYLGMQVLIEGLALAAFGMIRDTTDKPLPKQILAYVMQDEARHVAFGRMALRDYYKQLSDAELREREEFVIEGCYLMRDRLRGVEVLENFGIPKKEAEELSEQSEFLHLFRKLLFSRIVPCVKDIGLWGERLQKAYLDMGVFDLGDSNLDLLMTQDEEVAEALDRERFATEEGERIAEVDEAIAQGATEG comes from the coding sequence GTGTCGACGCACGACCTTTACGTGAAGGCCCCGAGGGAATCTCTCTGGAACGTCCCCGCGGCCGGGCAGGCCCGCTTCAACTGGGAGTATGAGGACGGCCGCGAGCGTCTCCTCGCCCTCTACCAGAAGGGCAAGGACAAGCAGTGGGACGGCGCCACCCGCATCGACTGGGAGCTTGAGGTCGACCCGTACGACCCGCTGGGCACCCCGGACGACGTCCTCACACTCCACGGCACCCGGCACTGGGCGAAGATGACGGAGAAGGACAAGGGCGACCTGCGCAGGCACTACGCCTCCTGGCAGTTCAGCCAGTTCCTCCACGGCGAGCAGGGTGCGATGGTCTGCGCCGCCCGGATCGTCGAGTCGGTCCCGGACCTGGACGCCAAGTTCTACTCGGCGACACAGACGATGGACGAGGCGCGGCACGCGGAGATCTACGGCCGCTTCCTGCACGAGAAGGTCGGGATGCTCTACCCGATCAACGACAACCTCCAGGGCCTGCTCGGCGACACCCTGCGCGACTCGCGCTGGGACATGCCGTACCTCGGTATGCAGGTCCTCATCGAGGGCCTGGCGCTGGCCGCCTTCGGCATGATCCGCGACACGACGGACAAGCCGCTCCCGAAGCAGATCCTGGCGTACGTGATGCAGGACGAGGCGCGGCACGTGGCCTTCGGCCGGATGGCGCTGCGCGACTACTACAAGCAGCTGTCGGACGCGGAACTGCGCGAGCGCGAGGAGTTCGTGATCGAGGGTTGCTATCTGATGCGGGACCGGCTTCGCGGGGTCGAGGTCCTGGAGAACTTCGGCATCCCGAAGAAGGAGGCGGAGGAGCTCAGCGAGCAGAGCGAGTTCCTGCACCTCTTCCGCAAGCTGCTGTTCAGCCGGATCGTCCCGTGCGTGAAGGACATAGGTCTGTGGGGCGAGCGCCTGCAGAAGGCGTATCTGGACATGGGCGTCTTCGACCTGGGCGACTCCAATCTGGACCTGTTGATGACCCAGGACGAGGAGGTGGCCGAGGCGTTGGACCGGGAGCGCTTCGCCACGGAGGAGGGGGAGCGGATCGCGGAGGTCGACGAGGCCATCGCACAGGGCGCGACGGAGGGGTAG
- a CDS encoding styrene monooxygenase/indole monooxygenase family protein, translated as MRKILIVGAGQSGLQLALGLQSQGYEVTLMSNRTADEIRSGRVMSTQCMFDTALQHERDLALNFWESQAPQIKGLGVSVAAPDSSRVIDWVGKLDGYAQSVDQRVKMAGWMETFAQRGGQLVIHGAAVSDLDFFSRTYDLVLVSAGKGELVSMFGRDASRSPYNEPQRALAVAYVHGLGPRPEHPDFDAVRCNLVPGVGELFVMPTLTTSGRADILFWEGIPGGPLDVFQGVKDPSEHLSLTLELMEKFTPWEYARATKVELTDANGTLAGRYAPTVRNPIGRLPGGGLVLGVADVVVANDPITGQGSNSASKCAAAYLASIVENGDKPFDEAWMQTTFDRYWNTAQHVTKWTNAMLGVPPEHVLNLIGAAGQLQPVADRFANGFDDPADFENFFYEPEKTGAYLASVAGA; from the coding sequence ATGCGGAAGATACTCATCGTCGGGGCCGGCCAGTCCGGTCTCCAGCTCGCCCTCGGACTGCAGTCGCAGGGGTACGAAGTCACCCTCATGTCCAATCGCACGGCGGACGAGATCCGGTCCGGCCGGGTCATGTCCACCCAGTGCATGTTCGACACCGCGCTCCAGCACGAGCGCGACCTCGCCCTGAACTTCTGGGAGTCCCAGGCCCCGCAGATCAAGGGCCTCGGCGTCTCCGTCGCCGCCCCGGACTCCAGCCGCGTGATCGACTGGGTGGGGAAGCTCGACGGCTACGCGCAGTCCGTCGACCAGCGGGTGAAGATGGCCGGCTGGATGGAGACCTTCGCCCAGCGCGGAGGTCAGCTCGTCATCCACGGCGCGGCAGTCTCCGACCTGGACTTCTTCTCCCGTACGTACGACCTGGTGCTGGTCTCCGCCGGCAAGGGCGAGCTGGTCTCCATGTTCGGCCGGGACGCCTCCCGCTCCCCGTACAACGAGCCGCAGCGCGCACTGGCTGTGGCGTACGTCCACGGCCTGGGCCCGCGCCCCGAGCACCCGGACTTCGACGCCGTGCGCTGCAATCTGGTCCCGGGCGTCGGCGAGCTCTTCGTCATGCCGACCCTGACGACCTCCGGCCGCGCCGACATCCTCTTCTGGGAGGGGATCCCCGGCGGCCCGCTCGACGTCTTCCAGGGCGTCAAGGACCCCTCGGAGCACCTCTCCCTCACGCTGGAGCTGATGGAGAAGTTCACGCCCTGGGAGTATGCGCGGGCCACCAAGGTCGAGCTGACCGACGCCAACGGCACACTGGCCGGCCGCTACGCCCCGACCGTGCGCAACCCGATCGGCCGGCTCCCCGGCGGCGGCCTGGTCCTCGGTGTCGCGGACGTCGTCGTCGCCAACGACCCGATCACCGGCCAGGGTTCGAACTCGGCCTCCAAGTGCGCGGCCGCCTACCTGGCCTCGATCGTCGAGAACGGCGACAAGCCCTTCGACGAGGCGTGGATGCAGACCACGTTCGACCGCTACTGGAACACCGCGCAGCACGTCACGAAGTGGACGAACGCGATGCTCGGCGTCCCGCCGGAGCACGTCCTCAACCTGATCGGCGCCGCCGGCCAGCTCCAGCCGGTCGCCGACCGCTTCGCGAACGGCTTCGACGACCCGGCCGACTTCGAGAACTTCTTCTACGAGCCGGAGAAGACCGGCGCCTACCTGGCGTCGGTCGCCGGGGCCTGA
- a CDS encoding penicillin-binding transpeptidase domain-containing protein, translating into MIPYIRRAAALCLVLLVALLVNAARVMVLQADELDENPANRRPAIARWGQPRGAIVVDGRPVTGSRDSGQQLRYERTYKQGPLYAPVTGYASQTYGTAFAESAEDGILAGTSTLLAPLPFWNDITRGRQPGGKAVTTVRASMQEAAYRGLGGKRGAVAAIEPSSGRILALVSSPSYDPGLLSGTGPKVEEAWARLNSSPNQPMLNRAIRQTYPPGSTFKIVTAAAALDADVVRDVDAPTDTPDPFVLPGTRQVLPNAAKGCGNASLAYAIQWSCNTVMAGLGVEVGLTGMVDAAERFGFDDTRLKVPAWVARSNFDTDMSPDQLALSSIGQFNTTATPLQMAMVAAAVANNGEIAYPYLVERTTTSGGTTVDTTGRRSYRQAMRPSTATQLQRLMVKAVEEGTGTNAAIPGALVGGKTGTAQHGLGNTGTPYAWFIAWAQAADAAQPAVAVAVVIEDAEASRTDISGGGSAAPIARAVMEEALRPAPTEGVS; encoded by the coding sequence GTGATCCCGTACATCCGGCGCGCGGCCGCGCTCTGTCTCGTCCTCCTGGTGGCGCTCCTGGTGAACGCCGCGCGGGTGATGGTCCTCCAGGCGGACGAACTGGACGAGAACCCGGCCAACCGGCGCCCCGCGATCGCCCGTTGGGGCCAGCCGCGCGGCGCGATCGTCGTCGACGGACGGCCGGTGACCGGCTCACGGGACAGCGGGCAGCAGCTGCGCTACGAACGGACCTACAAGCAGGGCCCGTTGTACGCGCCGGTGACCGGCTACGCCTCCCAGACCTACGGCACCGCGTTCGCGGAGAGCGCCGAGGACGGCATCCTCGCCGGTACGAGTACGTTGCTCGCCCCGCTGCCGTTCTGGAACGACATCACCCGGGGCCGGCAGCCGGGCGGGAAGGCGGTGACGACGGTCCGGGCCTCGATGCAGGAGGCCGCGTACCGGGGACTCGGCGGGAAGCGCGGCGCGGTCGCGGCGATCGAGCCGTCGAGCGGACGCATCCTGGCCCTGGTCTCCTCGCCCTCGTACGACCCGGGGTTGCTGTCGGGGACGGGCCCGAAGGTCGAGGAGGCGTGGGCACGGCTGAACTCCTCGCCGAACCAGCCGATGCTGAACCGGGCGATCCGGCAGACCTATCCCCCCGGCTCGACCTTCAAGATCGTGACCGCGGCGGCGGCGCTCGACGCGGACGTGGTGAGGGACGTCGACGCGCCGACGGACACCCCGGACCCGTTCGTGCTGCCGGGCACACGACAGGTCCTCCCGAACGCGGCGAAGGGCTGCGGGAACGCCTCGCTGGCGTACGCGATCCAGTGGTCCTGCAACACGGTGATGGCCGGGCTCGGGGTGGAGGTAGGCCTGACGGGGATGGTCGACGCGGCGGAGAGGTTCGGCTTCGACGACACGCGCCTGAAGGTCCCCGCCTGGGTCGCGAGGTCCAACTTCGACACGGACATGAGCCCCGACCAGCTGGCTCTGTCGTCGATCGGCCAGTTCAACACGACGGCGACCCCGCTGCAGATGGCGATGGTGGCGGCGGCGGTCGCCAACAACGGGGAGATCGCGTACCCGTATCTGGTCGAGCGGACGACGACGTCGGGGGGCACGACGGTCGACACCACCGGCCGCCGCAGCTACCGCCAGGCGATGCGCCCCTCGACCGCCACCCAGCTGCAGCGGCTGATGGTCAAGGCGGTCGAGGAGGGCACGGGTACGAACGCGGCGATCCCCGGGGCACTCGTCGGCGGCAAGACGGGGACGGCCCAGCACGGCCTCGGCAACACCGGGACGCCGTACGCCTGGTTCATCGCCTGGGCGCAGGCCGCGGACGCGGCGCAGCCCGCGGTGGCGGTGGCGGTCGTCATCGAGGACGCGGAGGCCAGCCGTACGGACATCAGCGGCGGCGGCAGCGCGGCGCCGATCGCCCGGGCCGTGATGGAGGAGGCGCTGCGCCCCGCCCCCACCGAGGGTGTCAGCTGA
- a CDS encoding helix-turn-helix domain-containing protein, producing the protein MTSAASPAYRRLSVEERRLQLLAAALTLFAHRAPDEVSLDDVAEAAGVSRPLVYRYFPGGKQQLYEAALRSSADQLERCFAEPPAGPPTERLGRVLDRYLAFVDQHDAGFSALLQGGSVAETSRTTAIVDEVRRAAAEQILVHLGVDEPRARLRMMVRTWIAAVEAASLIWLDEDKQPSAAELRDWLVDHLIALLAATAATDEETAAVVKRLLAQERAEGPVGTLARRVTPVVSEAAHLI; encoded by the coding sequence ATGACCAGTGCCGCCTCGCCCGCGTACCGCCGGCTCAGCGTCGAGGAACGACGGCTGCAGCTCCTCGCCGCCGCCCTGACGCTCTTCGCCCACCGGGCACCGGACGAGGTCTCCCTCGACGACGTCGCCGAGGCGGCCGGCGTCTCACGGCCGCTGGTCTACCGCTACTTCCCCGGCGGGAAGCAGCAGCTGTACGAGGCCGCGCTGCGCTCCTCCGCCGATCAGCTGGAGCGGTGCTTCGCCGAGCCGCCGGCCGGACCTCCGACCGAGCGCCTCGGCCGGGTGCTCGACCGGTACCTGGCCTTCGTCGACCAGCACGACGCCGGCTTCAGCGCCCTGCTCCAGGGCGGGAGCGTCGCCGAGACCTCCCGTACGACGGCGATCGTGGACGAGGTTCGACGGGCCGCGGCCGAGCAGATCCTCGTCCACCTGGGGGTGGACGAGCCCCGCGCCCGACTCCGGATGATGGTCCGCACCTGGATCGCCGCGGTCGAGGCGGCTTCGCTGATCTGGCTCGACGAGGACAAGCAGCCCTCCGCCGCCGAGCTGCGGGACTGGCTCGTCGACCATCTGATCGCGCTGCTCGCGGCCACGGCCGCGACCGACGAGGAGACGGCGGCGGTCGTCAAGCGGCTTCTCGCGCAGGAGCGCGCGGAGGGGCCGGTCGGCACCCTGGCGCGACGAGTGACCCCCGTGGTGAGCGAGGCGGCACACCTCATATGA
- a CDS encoding RICIN domain-containing protein has protein sequence MKFNPIVRARRGLLVLAASLGLVFGVSAAPAQAAEPSFTYLSTVEIRVDHSGQCLEVADWSTANGAAVRQWPCTGGANQKWHRFWRSDNLVGSSYYVNVNSNKCLEIGGWARNNGATANQWDCHYGLNQNFFGGDGILYMDHAYVYGKCLEIADWSTQPGARARLWDCHYGDNQGFRNRAVDW, from the coding sequence ATGAAGTTCAACCCGATCGTCCGCGCCCGCCGCGGACTGCTCGTTCTCGCCGCATCCCTCGGTCTCGTCTTCGGCGTCTCGGCCGCTCCGGCCCAGGCGGCCGAGCCCTCCTTCACCTACCTCAGCACCGTCGAGATCCGCGTGGACCACTCCGGCCAGTGTCTTGAGGTGGCGGACTGGAGCACGGCGAACGGCGCGGCCGTCCGCCAGTGGCCCTGCACCGGTGGCGCCAACCAGAAGTGGCACCGCTTCTGGCGGTCGGACAATCTCGTCGGGTCGTCCTACTACGTCAACGTCAACAGCAACAAGTGCCTGGAGATCGGCGGCTGGGCGCGCAACAACGGTGCGACCGCCAACCAGTGGGACTGCCACTACGGCCTCAACCAGAACTTCTTCGGCGGCGACGGCATTCTCTACATGGACCACGCGTACGTCTATGGCAAGTGCCTGGAGATAGCCGACTGGAGCACGCAGCCGGGCGCCCGCGCGCGGCTGTGGGACTGCCACTACGGCGACAACCAGGGCTTCAGAAACAGGGCCGTGGACTGGTAA
- a CDS encoding HAMP domain-containing sensor histidine kinase produces MTRRARLRLPAWTATLTWKSTVFITVMCCALAALLGVLVHVSVAGQTVNDSRERALTRLTAATRAYEAGEPLPRFSGVDPEGLPGSLRALALRGERGTVVVEHEGRPTMWAAGPADGRALAVQLDYTTSAETIDGLDRSILASSVLAIGATLLLGAFAVTRVTRRLHLTAQVARRISAGDLDARVNDPRTKDPSRPQDEVATVSGALDTMASSLQRKLQTEQRFTADVAHELRTPLTGLSAAAELLPEGRPSELVRDRVKTMRDLTEDLLEISRLDARNETVDLAVHDLGPIARRVSEAKWGSPHADKPWGSASGTETEVRIVRDATVETDRRRLERVLGNLVANAHKHGAPPVVLTVDGAVVTVRDHGPGYPEYLLATGPQRFRTESGGKGHGLGLTIAVGQAEVIGAELVFGQAPDDGGGALARLTLPEYVSFDSVEAEPEP; encoded by the coding sequence GTGACCCGGCGCGCACGGCTGCGCCTCCCTGCCTGGACGGCGACCCTCACCTGGAAGTCCACGGTCTTCATCACGGTCATGTGCTGCGCCCTGGCGGCGCTGCTCGGCGTACTCGTCCATGTCTCGGTGGCGGGACAGACCGTGAACGACTCCCGCGAGAGGGCGCTGACCCGGCTCACCGCCGCCACCCGCGCCTACGAGGCGGGCGAACCGCTCCCCCGGTTCTCCGGTGTCGACCCGGAAGGTCTGCCGGGCTCGCTGCGCGCCCTCGCCCTTCGGGGCGAGCGCGGCACGGTGGTCGTGGAGCACGAGGGCCGGCCGACGATGTGGGCGGCGGGCCCGGCGGACGGCCGAGCCCTCGCCGTGCAGCTGGACTACACGACGAGCGCGGAGACCATCGACGGGCTCGACCGCTCGATCCTGGCATCCTCGGTCCTGGCGATCGGGGCCACGCTGCTCCTGGGTGCCTTCGCCGTCACCCGGGTCACCCGGCGGCTGCACCTGACCGCCCAGGTCGCCCGGCGGATCAGCGCGGGCGACCTCGACGCGCGGGTCAACGACCCCCGCACGAAGGACCCTTCGCGCCCCCAGGACGAGGTGGCCACGGTCTCCGGGGCGCTCGACACGATGGCCTCCTCGCTCCAGCGCAAGCTGCAGACCGAGCAGCGCTTCACCGCCGATGTCGCGCACGAGCTGCGCACCCCGCTGACCGGTCTGTCGGCCGCCGCCGAACTGCTGCCGGAGGGGCGGCCCTCGGAGCTCGTACGGGACCGGGTGAAGACGATGCGCGACCTGACCGAGGACCTGCTGGAGATCTCGCGGCTCGACGCCCGCAACGAGACGGTGGATCTGGCGGTCCACGACCTCGGCCCGATCGCGCGACGGGTGAGCGAAGCGAAATGGGGGTCCCCCCATGCCGACAAGCCATGGGGGAGCGCGTCGGGGACGGAGACCGAGGTGCGGATCGTCCGGGACGCCACGGTCGAGACGGACAGGCGGCGCCTGGAGCGGGTCCTCGGCAATCTCGTCGCCAACGCGCACAAGCACGGCGCGCCACCGGTGGTCCTGACCGTGGACGGCGCGGTCGTCACGGTGCGGGACCACGGTCCCGGATACCCGGAGTACCTGCTGGCGACCGGGCCGCAGCGGTTCCGTACGGAGAGCGGCGGCAAGGGGCACGGGCTCGGGCTCACGATCGCGGTGGGGCAGGCCGAAGTGATCGGCGCGGAACTGGTCTTCGGCCAGGCGCCGGACGACGGGGGTGGGGCGCTGGCGCGGCTGACCCTGCCGGAGTACGTGTCCTTCGACTCGGTGGAGGCCGAGCCGGAGCCCTGA